From Thermus brockianus, the proteins below share one genomic window:
- a CDS encoding carbohydrate ABC transporter permease, translating to MRNRALAFFLLLPLAFYGLTVLLPVLSTLGLSFYRWDGVGSREWAGWANWIRLFGDEHFYHALRVSFAFTLIAWLVQTPLALALGIYFARKGIFRQVASVFSFLPLLFSSTAVGTIWLYILDPNLGVLYYLPFVRGLNPLAEQVALLTLALVTSWQYIPFHTLLYQAAYQGIPQDLYEAAALDGAEDWDVFWHITLPLLRPTLITSSLIVVVGSLTYFDLIWVMTQGGPGYATTNLPVYLYRLAFQNQEVAYGATVGAFLALLSVLISWGLVGPSGLASRRNS from the coding sequence ATGCGGAATAGAGCGCTAGCCTTCTTTCTGCTGCTTCCCCTGGCCTTCTACGGGCTCACAGTCCTGCTCCCTGTCTTGAGCACCCTGGGTCTCAGTTTCTACCGTTGGGACGGTGTGGGATCTAGAGAATGGGCGGGCTGGGCGAACTGGATACGTCTTTTCGGTGATGAGCACTTCTACCATGCGCTCCGGGTGTCCTTTGCCTTCACTCTTATAGCGTGGCTGGTACAAACTCCTTTGGCCTTGGCTCTCGGGATCTATTTTGCTCGAAAAGGCATTTTTCGCCAGGTTGCCTCTGTTTTTTCCTTTCTTCCTCTACTTTTTTCCAGCACCGCAGTTGGCACTATTTGGCTTTACATTTTGGATCCAAACTTGGGAGTGCTCTATTATTTGCCGTTTGTTCGAGGCTTAAATCCACTTGCGGAACAGGTTGCGCTGCTGACGTTGGCCCTGGTCACCTCCTGGCAGTACATTCCCTTTCACACGCTGCTTTACCAAGCAGCCTACCAGGGAATACCCCAAGATCTTTACGAAGCGGCCGCCCTGGACGGGGCAGAGGATTGGGATGTCTTCTGGCATATTACGCTACCGCTTCTTCGGCCAACACTAATCACTTCTTCCTTAATTGTGGTTGTGGGTTCTCTAACGTACTTTGACCTTATTTGGGTCATGACCCAAGGGGGACCGGGTTATGCTACGACAAATCTGCCGGTTTATCTTTATAGGCTCGCTTTCCAAAACCAAGAAGTGGCATACGGAGCTACGGTAGGGGCCTTCTTGGCACTCTTATCAGTCCTTATTTCCTGGGGTTTGGTAGGGCCTAGTGGTCTCGCGTCTCGGAGGAACTCATGA
- a CDS encoding glycoside hydrolase family 5 protein — protein sequence MDDGKAVYLRGLAIGGWLNTENFINGYSGNESSWLKALREELGQDVAEAFTQAIRDHFFTEEDVAYIRSLGATAIRLPFHWRYTLGENLSYIDRAIAWAKQQGLYVILDFHAAPGWQNPGWHSDNPYGVALFWHEPHYQEQLIIMWQVLADRYRDEPTVAGYDLLNEPYAPENETVVAFFGRLISAVREVDRRHILFIEGNRYAQDFAGFERLLEQDDQIVFSSHNYMAPTHLGGRFPGWLEVEGRRTWIDPAWVESYYLERNRWFLERNLPCYVGEFGALYDAPYETPSLGDLARLAALDVQMSVFNRYGTHWTLWTYKDLGTQGVRVLDPSSRYSRYLAPFLTIKRRLGVDEWTARSKGPVANGIRNLIMQIEAEIIEHFRDYAFPTRSLEEVLLLSTLYGHVANALNPYFARAFAGLSAAEVYEVVKEGVRFEHTKERRVLAEVLRKRLTNLS from the coding sequence GTGGATGACGGTAAAGCCGTCTACTTAAGGGGGCTCGCTATAGGAGGTTGGCTTAACACAGAAAACTTCATTAACGGATACTCTGGCAATGAGTCTTCATGGCTCAAGGCTCTTCGAGAAGAGCTTGGCCAAGACGTAGCTGAGGCCTTTACCCAAGCAATTCGGGATCACTTTTTCACGGAGGAAGATGTCGCCTACATCCGCTCCCTAGGTGCGACGGCTATTCGCTTGCCATTTCACTGGCGTTATACGCTTGGGGAGAATTTGAGTTATATCGATCGCGCAATAGCTTGGGCTAAGCAACAAGGCCTCTATGTCATATTGGACTTCCACGCCGCTCCAGGGTGGCAGAATCCGGGTTGGCACTCGGATAATCCTTACGGCGTGGCTCTGTTTTGGCACGAACCTCACTACCAGGAACAACTCATCATCATGTGGCAAGTTTTGGCCGACCGCTATAGGGATGAGCCGACTGTGGCGGGCTACGATCTTCTCAACGAGCCATACGCGCCAGAGAATGAGACAGTAGTAGCCTTTTTTGGCAGGCTTATTTCGGCCGTTCGCGAGGTGGATCGGCGCCACATCCTTTTTATAGAGGGCAACCGATATGCGCAGGACTTTGCGGGATTTGAGCGTCTCCTGGAGCAAGACGACCAAATTGTGTTTAGTTCGCACAACTACATGGCACCCACCCACTTGGGCGGGCGGTTCCCGGGCTGGCTGGAAGTTGAGGGCCGTCGTACTTGGATTGATCCAGCCTGGGTGGAATCCTATTACCTGGAGCGAAACAGGTGGTTCCTAGAGCGAAATCTTCCCTGTTATGTCGGGGAGTTTGGTGCTCTGTACGATGCGCCCTACGAGACACCCTCGCTTGGTGACTTGGCTAGATTGGCTGCACTGGACGTGCAGATGTCCGTATTCAATCGGTATGGGACTCACTGGACTCTTTGGACCTACAAAGATCTTGGCACCCAAGGGGTTCGGGTGTTAGATCCCTCGTCGAGATATTCTCGTTATTTAGCGCCATTCTTGACCATAAAGAGGCGATTGGGGGTTGATGAGTGGACGGCGCGGTCAAAAGGGCCTGTAGCTAATGGTATTAGGAACTTGATTATGCAAATTGAGGCCGAAATCATTGAGCATTTCCGCGATTACGCTTTCCCGACGCGTTCCCTGGAGGAGGTTCTTCTCCTTTCTACCCTCTATGGGCATGTTGCTAATGCTCTAAATCCTTACTTTGCTCGTGCTTTCGCAGGACTGTCTGCGGCGGAGGTATATGAGGTTGTCAAGGAGGGGGTGAGATTTGAACACACAAAAGAGAGGCGGGTGTTAGCAGAGGTGCTTCGTAAGCGGCTAACAAACCTGAGCTAA
- a CDS encoding ATP-binding cassette domain-containing protein: MSLPLLRAENVSLRFGGLQALDRVSFDLHEGEVHSLVGHNGAGKTTFIRVLAGVYTPQEGRILLRTGDGLEEVRFASPRDAQRFGIETIHQNLALADNLDAVANVFLGRERVRHLSLDEESMETEARRVLERVGAKLPSLRVPVHRLSGGQRQAVAIARALLFRAKVLIMDEPTAALGPGETARVKGLIRALREEGLGIVLISHDLHDVFDLSDRITVMKGGKVVGTVRACESNQEEVLGMILAGEAKR; the protein is encoded by the coding sequence ATGAGCCTACCGCTTTTGCGCGCCGAAAACGTATCCCTGCGTTTTGGTGGGCTGCAAGCCTTGGACAGGGTTTCCTTTGATCTCCACGAGGGCGAGGTTCATAGCTTGGTGGGGCACAATGGAGCGGGAAAAACCACCTTCATCCGGGTCTTAGCGGGGGTTTACACCCCCCAGGAGGGGAGGATCCTCCTGCGGACCGGGGATGGGCTCGAGGAGGTGCGCTTTGCCTCCCCAAGAGATGCGCAGCGTTTTGGCATTGAAACCATCCATCAGAACCTGGCCTTGGCTGACAATTTGGATGCAGTAGCCAACGTTTTTTTGGGCCGGGAACGTGTTCGGCATCTTTCTCTGGATGAGGAATCCATGGAGACGGAGGCGAGAAGGGTACTGGAGCGGGTAGGAGCGAAGCTACCTTCCCTCAGGGTCCCGGTCCACCGGCTCTCGGGGGGCCAGCGCCAAGCGGTAGCCATTGCTCGGGCCCTACTCTTCCGGGCAAAGGTCCTCATCATGGACGAGCCCACCGCTGCCCTTGGTCCGGGAGAAACAGCTCGGGTCAAAGGGCTCATCCGCGCTCTCCGCGAAGAGGGTCTGGGCATTGTCCTCATTAGTCATGATCTCCACGACGTCTTTGATCTAAGCGACCGGATTACGGTGATGAAGGGAGGCAAAGTGGTGGGAACGGTACGGGCCTGCGAGAGCAACCAGGAGGAGGTGTTGGGGATGATTTTGGCTGGAGAGGCCAAGAGGTAG
- a CDS encoding sugar ABC transporter permease — translation MVLVIVARQIDLSVGSLLGFTGMAMALLQAVPPIGQGWPWPLALLVGLLLGAGAGLLQGYLIAYLGAPSFIVTMAGLLVFRNAAYLIAEGRTVGPLQDGFLILGGGLQGSIGPFWSAVVTLLALAYTLWALWRGRWLRQRHGLSVRPFWVDLLITLFLGLVFGSFLWVMNSFPHPVTGLGRGIPVPVLIALGVLVLLHWVSQRTRFGRYVYAIGGNPEAALLAGIPVRRVQVLVFGLMGSLAALAGAVQAARLAFVPTGMGTLLELYVIAAAVVGGTSLAGGSGTILGAALGALIMSSLQNGLVLMGVPTEWQNLILGVVLVVAAVWNARFHRRRI, via the coding sequence ATGGTCCTGGTCATTGTGGCCCGACAGATTGACCTTAGCGTGGGCTCGCTTTTGGGTTTCACCGGGATGGCCATGGCCCTTTTGCAAGCGGTCCCGCCCATCGGCCAAGGATGGCCCTGGCCCCTAGCCCTTTTGGTGGGCCTGCTGCTGGGGGCTGGAGCAGGTCTTTTGCAAGGGTATCTTATCGCCTATCTTGGAGCCCCTTCCTTTATCGTTACCATGGCCGGGCTCCTTGTTTTCCGTAACGCCGCCTACTTGATTGCCGAAGGTCGGACCGTAGGCCCTCTTCAGGACGGCTTTCTGATCTTAGGCGGGGGACTTCAAGGTTCAATCGGGCCCTTCTGGTCTGCGGTGGTTACCCTCCTCGCCTTGGCCTACACCCTCTGGGCTCTATGGCGCGGCCGGTGGCTTCGGCAACGCCATGGTCTTTCCGTACGCCCCTTTTGGGTGGACCTTCTTATAACCCTGTTCCTGGGTCTGGTTTTTGGGAGCTTTCTCTGGGTCATGAACAGTTTTCCTCACCCCGTTACGGGCCTAGGCCGGGGGATCCCAGTGCCCGTACTCATTGCCCTTGGCGTCCTCGTGCTTCTCCACTGGGTATCCCAGCGCACGCGTTTTGGTAGGTATGTGTACGCTATCGGCGGCAATCCTGAGGCGGCCCTGTTGGCGGGCATTCCCGTTCGCCGTGTCCAGGTTCTGGTGTTTGGCCTGATGGGCTCCCTCGCCGCCCTGGCCGGGGCGGTGCAAGCGGCACGGCTTGCTTTCGTGCCCACGGGCATGGGTACCCTTCTGGAACTGTACGTGATCGCTGCCGCTGTGGTAGGAGGTACCTCCTTGGCTGGGGGAAGCGGCACAATTCTTGGGGCGGCGCTGGGGGCCTTGATCATGTCTAGTCTGCAAAACGGTTTAGTGCTCATGGGCGTACCTACAGAGTGGCAGAACCTGATCCTAGGTGTGGTCCTGGTGGTGGCTGCCGTGTGGAACGCTAGGTTTCACCGGAGGCGGATATGA
- a CDS encoding ROK family protein, whose amino-acid sequence MVLAWEIDVDRMAVALMSLAGDVRVKTVLPPAPKDPQEALALLAAATHPLLSGRRVLGVGVAVPGLVEPEEGHLTLAPNLGWQDLALGEMVQKVLASLGLAGVPLIVENEANAAAYGLYALGGWEVDHCVYLNLGVGVGGGVVVDRKVYHGARFHAGEVGHIPLNPDGPSCGCGKQGCAEVYLSFRRWNANASKELLSEMGDKLAHLCAIVLSTLDPNLIVLGGPLVGATGEELLREVRRRLPKYALRVHSPEQVVLSPFGREAALLGAGALAAAQFIDQMAFAEVV is encoded by the coding sequence ATGGTTCTGGCCTGGGAAATCGATGTGGACCGGATGGCCGTGGCCCTTATGAGCCTAGCGGGGGATGTGCGGGTGAAGACGGTCCTGCCCCCGGCGCCGAAAGATCCGCAAGAGGCGCTAGCCCTCCTGGCGGCGGCCACGCACCCCTTGCTTTCGGGTAGGCGGGTTCTCGGCGTAGGTGTTGCCGTGCCGGGCCTTGTGGAACCCGAAGAAGGTCACCTGACCCTGGCACCGAACCTGGGTTGGCAAGACCTGGCCTTGGGGGAGATGGTACAGAAGGTTCTGGCAAGCTTGGGGCTTGCAGGAGTTCCCCTCATAGTGGAAAACGAGGCGAATGCCGCAGCGTACGGCCTTTATGCCTTGGGGGGGTGGGAAGTAGATCACTGCGTGTACCTGAACTTGGGCGTAGGCGTGGGAGGCGGCGTCGTAGTGGACCGGAAGGTTTACCACGGGGCCCGTTTTCACGCGGGTGAGGTGGGCCATATCCCGCTGAACCCCGATGGGCCTTCTTGTGGTTGCGGCAAACAAGGATGCGCCGAAGTCTATTTGAGTTTTCGCCGATGGAATGCGAACGCTTCCAAGGAACTCCTGTCCGAGATGGGAGACAAGCTGGCGCACCTTTGCGCCATCGTGTTGAGCACGCTGGATCCGAACCTTATCGTCCTAGGGGGACCTTTGGTGGGGGCTACAGGGGAGGAGCTTCTTCGCGAGGTTCGGCGAAGGCTTCCTAAATACGCCTTGCGGGTTCACTCTCCTGAACAGGTTGTTCTTTCTCCTTTTGGGCGGGAAGCCGCTCTTCTGGGGGCAGGCGCTTTGGCTGCCGCCCAGTTCATAGATCAAATGGCTTTTGCGGAGGTGGTTTAG
- a CDS encoding extracellular solute-binding protein, with translation MRRVVVWAFLAAALVFPVRAQNFEVWAINYWVIDQFFPKFIQEWNQRNPNAQARLIQFENDPYKQRLFVALGAKSGPDVFYNWGGGVLESYVKAGAVEDMTSTIDPAWKNRFLDLMWRGVTFDGRIYGVPSTELQPVVWFYNKAVFRRLNLQPPQTWAQLLSVVDRLRGAGVVPIVVAGGSKWPLLMYQEYLVDRLGGPEVFENITTNRPGAWRHPSVLRSAEMISELVAKNPFQPGWESAQYGTGTVRALFATGRAAMQLMGVWEFGALVNEHPDFVKSGDLGWFAFPRVEGGRGDPRNLAGNFTNYFSVSSFARNKPAAIRFLRELSFSDDYVRFLLRNGAIPPTKGIQALIRQEGAYPDWQSFVYGLVEQAPYYVLSWDQALPPQLAQPYLDNLQLLFLRRIAPQEFVDRMQRLADGLR, from the coding sequence ATGCGGCGTGTAGTAGTTTGGGCTTTTTTGGCAGCGGCTTTGGTTTTCCCGGTTCGGGCACAAAACTTTGAGGTCTGGGCCATAAATTATTGGGTGATAGATCAGTTCTTCCCCAAGTTCATCCAAGAGTGGAACCAGCGGAACCCGAATGCTCAGGCTCGTTTGATTCAATTTGAAAATGACCCCTACAAACAAAGGCTATTCGTTGCTTTGGGGGCAAAATCGGGGCCTGACGTGTTCTACAACTGGGGTGGCGGAGTCCTGGAATCCTATGTCAAGGCAGGTGCAGTGGAGGACATGACGTCTACCATAGATCCTGCTTGGAAGAACCGCTTCTTGGACCTTATGTGGCGTGGAGTGACATTTGACGGGCGAATTTACGGAGTTCCGAGCACTGAGCTCCAGCCAGTGGTTTGGTTCTACAATAAAGCGGTTTTCCGTCGGTTGAACCTCCAACCTCCCCAAACGTGGGCCCAATTGCTTTCCGTCGTAGACCGACTTAGAGGTGCTGGGGTCGTTCCCATAGTGGTTGCGGGGGGTAGCAAGTGGCCACTTCTCATGTACCAAGAGTACTTGGTGGACCGGCTTGGCGGGCCCGAGGTCTTTGAAAACATAACGACTAATCGCCCCGGGGCTTGGCGGCATCCTTCTGTGCTCCGGTCGGCGGAGATGATCTCTGAGCTCGTGGCCAAGAATCCTTTCCAACCAGGCTGGGAATCCGCTCAGTACGGTACGGGAACGGTACGAGCCCTTTTTGCTACCGGTAGGGCTGCTATGCAGCTTATGGGAGTCTGGGAATTCGGAGCTCTTGTCAACGAACACCCGGACTTCGTTAAGAGTGGGGATCTCGGTTGGTTTGCCTTCCCCCGGGTGGAGGGAGGCAGGGGGGATCCCCGTAACTTGGCGGGGAACTTCACCAACTACTTTTCTGTTTCCTCTTTTGCCCGTAATAAGCCTGCTGCGATTCGTTTTCTGAGGGAGTTGTCCTTCTCTGATGACTACGTGCGTTTCCTCTTGAGGAACGGGGCGATCCCACCCACAAAAGGCATCCAAGCCCTTATCCGTCAAGAAGGTGCCTATCCAGATTGGCAGAGTTTTGTCTACGGCCTGGTGGAGCAGGCACCTTACTACGTTTTGTCTTGGGATCAGGCCCTGCCACCGCAATTGGCCCAGCCGTATCTGGACAACCTTCAGTTGCTCTTCCTAAGGCGCATCGCTCCTCAGGAATTCGTGGATCGTATGCAGCGGTTGGCAGATGGTCTAAGGTAA
- a CDS encoding endo-1,4-beta-xylanase, whose translation MMKLYRYGLPLLVVCVSWFASLVLGQVDSVTQLGPLRSLAVRAGIEFGTAVSASHLDEDSVYRTLLSREFSSITPENEMKWESLEPEPGRYVWENADRIVAFARAHQQRIRGHTLVWHNQMPVWLKPDAFSPDELRKILQRHIQTVVGRYRGSIWQWDVVNEAFNEDGTFRDTLWYRAFGGPEYIAWAFRWAKEADPQALLFYNDYNLEFPSPKADAVLSFLARLKAEGVPIDGIGLQGHISLRYGFPHAQELLDHVRRFVDAGFYVAFTEVDVRMPLPRDNTKDLAQAQVYTQILSTCLALKGKCLSFSIWGFPDKYSWVPGFFPGEGAATPIADDYSPKPAWYQMGLLLYVAAKGR comes from the coding sequence ATGATGAAGCTCTATCGGTACGGCTTGCCCCTATTAGTTGTGTGCGTTTCCTGGTTCGCTTCCCTAGTCTTAGGGCAGGTGGACTCGGTAACCCAGTTAGGTCCATTGAGGTCGCTTGCTGTGCGAGCAGGCATAGAGTTTGGCACAGCTGTTTCTGCATCTCATTTGGATGAAGATTCTGTTTATCGCACGCTTCTGAGTCGCGAGTTTTCGTCTATTACCCCTGAAAACGAAATGAAGTGGGAGAGCTTGGAGCCTGAGCCAGGGCGGTATGTCTGGGAAAACGCTGATCGCATAGTTGCTTTTGCTCGTGCTCATCAGCAAAGGATACGAGGCCACACGTTGGTATGGCATAATCAGATGCCTGTTTGGCTCAAGCCAGATGCTTTTTCGCCCGACGAGCTCCGTAAAATCCTCCAAAGGCATATTCAAACGGTGGTTGGGAGGTATAGGGGAAGTATTTGGCAGTGGGATGTAGTCAACGAGGCTTTCAATGAGGATGGTACGTTTCGCGATACCCTTTGGTATAGAGCTTTTGGGGGCCCAGAGTATATTGCTTGGGCTTTCCGTTGGGCGAAGGAGGCAGACCCCCAGGCTCTGCTATTTTATAATGACTACAATCTAGAATTCCCTTCGCCTAAGGCTGATGCTGTCCTCTCCTTCTTAGCACGCCTTAAAGCAGAGGGGGTGCCCATTGACGGTATAGGCCTCCAAGGACATATCAGTCTGCGTTATGGTTTTCCGCATGCCCAAGAGTTGCTGGACCACGTGCGGCGGTTTGTGGATGCGGGTTTTTACGTAGCTTTTACGGAGGTTGATGTGCGCATGCCCCTTCCTCGCGATAACACAAAAGACTTGGCACAAGCCCAGGTGTATACCCAGATTTTGAGTACGTGCCTGGCCCTAAAGGGGAAGTGCCTCTCCTTCAGCATATGGGGTTTTCCAGACAAATACTCTTGGGTTCCAGGATTTTTCCCTGGGGAAGGAGCCGCAACTCCAATCGCGGATGATTATAGCCCGAAGCCGGCTTGGTATCAGATGGGGCTTCTTCTTTATGTAGCCGCCAAAGGGAGGTAG
- the xylA gene encoding xylose isomerase has product MYEPKPEHRFTFGLWTVGNVGRDPFGDAVREKLDPVYVVQKLAELGAYGVNLHDEDLIPRDTPPRERDQILRRFRKALEETGLRVPMVTANLFSDPAFKDGAFTSPDPWVRAYALRKSLETMDLGAELGAEIYVVWPGREGAEVEATGKSRHVWEWMREALNYMAAYAKDQGYAYRFALEPKPNEPRGDIYFATVGSFLAFIYTLEDPDRFGLNPEFAHETMAGLNFVHAVAQVLEVGKLFHIDLNDQRMSRFDQDLRFGAENLKAAFFLVDLLEHSGYQGPRHFDAHALRTEDEEGVWAFARGCMRTYLILKEKAEAFRQDPEVQTLLAEYYRADKEALALLGSYSREKAEALKRAHIPLEALRRRGYALERLDQLAVEYLLGVRG; this is encoded by the coding sequence ATGTATGAGCCTAAACCGGAGCACAGGTTCACATTTGGACTTTGGACGGTAGGTAATGTGGGCCGGGACCCCTTTGGGGATGCGGTTCGGGAAAAGCTTGATCCCGTTTACGTCGTGCAGAAATTGGCGGAGCTTGGGGCTTATGGGGTGAACCTGCACGATGAGGACCTCATCCCTAGGGACACGCCGCCTCGGGAGCGTGACCAAATCCTTCGCCGGTTTAGGAAAGCTCTTGAGGAAACCGGTCTTCGGGTCCCCATGGTCACAGCCAACCTCTTTTCCGATCCCGCCTTTAAGGACGGTGCCTTTACAAGCCCAGACCCTTGGGTCCGGGCCTATGCGCTTCGCAAGAGCTTGGAAACCATGGACCTAGGCGCAGAGTTAGGAGCGGAGATCTACGTGGTTTGGCCAGGGAGGGAGGGAGCGGAGGTTGAGGCCACGGGAAAAAGCCGCCATGTCTGGGAATGGATGCGGGAAGCGCTCAACTACATGGCTGCCTACGCCAAGGATCAAGGTTATGCGTACCGCTTTGCTTTGGAACCCAAGCCCAACGAACCTAGGGGTGACATCTATTTCGCCACGGTAGGGAGCTTTCTGGCCTTTATCTACACCCTCGAGGATCCTGACCGTTTCGGCCTCAACCCCGAGTTTGCGCACGAAACCATGGCGGGGCTAAACTTCGTCCACGCCGTGGCTCAGGTTCTGGAAGTGGGGAAACTTTTCCATATAGACCTAAACGATCAGAGAATGAGCCGGTTTGACCAGGACCTCCGCTTTGGCGCAGAGAACCTGAAAGCAGCCTTCTTCTTGGTAGACCTCCTGGAGCACTCCGGCTACCAGGGGCCCCGCCATTTTGACGCCCATGCCCTGAGGACAGAGGATGAAGAAGGGGTCTGGGCATTCGCCCGGGGTTGCATGCGTACGTATCTGATCCTCAAGGAGAAGGCCGAGGCTTTCCGCCAGGACCCCGAGGTTCAAACCTTGCTTGCGGAGTATTACCGAGCGGACAAGGAAGCCTTGGCTCTACTTGGCTCCTATAGCCGGGAAAAGGCGGAGGCCTTGAAGCGTGCGCATATTCCCTTGGAAGCGTTGCGGCGCCGAGGATACGCCTTGGAGCGGTTGGACCAACTTGCGGTGGAGTACCTTCTCGGGGTACGCGGATGA
- the xylF gene encoding D-xylose ABC transporter substrate-binding protein: MRNGWLGVLALLAFAGGTWAQQRPLVVGVSWANFQEERWRRDEAAIKEQLARMGAQYVSTDAQSSAEKQLNDVDSLISRGVNALIILAWDKDAILPAVQKARAAGIPVVAYDRLIADPYAFYISFDNVEVGRQQARAVYQVRPRGNYVFILGAPTDPNADLLHQGQLEILQPAIDRGEIRVVGKQYTEGWRPEVAQRNMEQILAANRNQVDAVVASNDGTAGGVIAALASVGLAGRVPVSGQDGDWPALNRVARGLQTVSVWKDARELGRRAAEIAVLLARGTRPDQILGAQRFRVPGDPRGTVVNAVLLRPIPITRDNLHIVLEAGWITKEALCQGVSGPQAPAVCR; this comes from the coding sequence ATGCGGAATGGGTGGCTTGGTGTTTTGGCGTTGCTGGCCTTTGCAGGGGGGACTTGGGCCCAACAACGCCCATTGGTGGTGGGTGTAAGTTGGGCTAACTTCCAGGAGGAGCGTTGGCGGCGGGACGAGGCGGCCATAAAGGAGCAGCTGGCTCGCATGGGCGCTCAGTATGTGAGCACCGATGCGCAAAGTTCTGCAGAAAAGCAGCTTAACGATGTGGACAGCCTTATTTCCCGAGGGGTAAATGCCCTCATCATCCTTGCTTGGGACAAGGACGCTATTCTTCCCGCGGTCCAAAAGGCTCGCGCAGCTGGCATCCCCGTGGTGGCTTATGACCGCCTAATTGCCGATCCATACGCCTTCTATATTTCTTTTGACAACGTGGAGGTCGGAAGGCAACAAGCCAGGGCTGTGTACCAGGTGCGGCCTCGAGGAAACTATGTCTTCATCTTGGGTGCGCCCACTGATCCTAACGCGGATCTATTACACCAAGGACAGCTTGAAATCCTACAACCTGCCATTGATCGGGGTGAGATTCGTGTGGTGGGCAAGCAGTATACGGAGGGTTGGCGTCCGGAAGTGGCCCAGCGCAATATGGAACAAATTCTGGCGGCCAACCGAAACCAAGTAGATGCGGTGGTGGCCTCCAATGACGGTACCGCAGGGGGTGTGATCGCCGCTCTTGCCTCGGTGGGTTTGGCAGGACGCGTGCCCGTTTCCGGCCAAGACGGCGATTGGCCTGCCTTAAACCGGGTGGCTCGAGGATTGCAGACCGTAAGCGTTTGGAAGGATGCCCGAGAGCTTGGGCGTCGCGCCGCAGAGATTGCGGTGCTCCTAGCGCGGGGAACTCGTCCAGACCAAATCTTAGGTGCTCAGAGGTTCCGTGTCCCGGGGGACCCTAGGGGTACCGTGGTGAATGCGGTGCTATTGCGGCCTATTCCCATTACACGCGACAACTTGCATATCGTCCTCGAGGCCGGTTGGATCACGAAAGAAGCGCTTTGCCAGGGTGTAAGCGGGCCGCAGGCGCCTGCAGTTTGCCGCTAG
- a CDS encoding carbohydrate ABC transporter permease → MKALVGKVVRGLAPVLVLVWSLISAFPVYFMAITSVKTQAGYLQPPPWGLPQQWTWENYRAVLEAGFIRYFVNSVVVALSTALISVFLSLLAAYAVNRGKTPIYRQSLYIFLLGFAVPAQATVIALYALVKASGLYDSLWAVILPLAGFAMPVTVLVLTNFVREIPSTLFEAMELEGASHGAVLKHLVLPLSVRAVISMALFNFIGAWNALLFPLILTQSPEVRVLPMAVWTFTGQFGINVPAVMAAVTLSALPLILAYVFARREILNALRGGFV, encoded by the coding sequence ATGAAGGCGCTTGTAGGTAAGGTCGTTCGGGGGCTTGCTCCGGTGTTGGTCCTAGTGTGGAGCCTTATTTCGGCATTTCCTGTTTATTTCATGGCGATTACCAGTGTTAAAACCCAAGCAGGTTACCTCCAGCCCCCCCCTTGGGGTTTGCCCCAGCAGTGGACCTGGGAAAACTATCGTGCAGTGCTTGAAGCGGGTTTTATTAGATACTTTGTGAATAGCGTTGTCGTAGCCCTCAGCACCGCTCTGATCTCGGTTTTCCTAAGCCTGTTGGCGGCCTACGCGGTAAATCGGGGTAAAACCCCTATTTACCGTCAAAGTCTTTATATCTTCCTTTTAGGTTTCGCTGTCCCTGCCCAGGCTACGGTGATTGCCCTGTACGCGTTGGTTAAGGCAAGCGGTCTTTACGACAGCCTTTGGGCAGTCATCTTGCCTCTCGCTGGATTTGCCATGCCAGTTACGGTCTTAGTGTTGACCAATTTTGTCAGAGAAATTCCGAGTACGCTCTTTGAGGCTATGGAGTTGGAAGGGGCGAGCCACGGGGCTGTTCTAAAACACCTCGTCTTGCCGTTATCCGTTCGGGCAGTCATCTCCATGGCCCTGTTCAACTTCATAGGAGCCTGGAATGCTTTGCTTTTCCCCCTTATCCTAACGCAGAGCCCGGAGGTGCGTGTTCTTCCCATGGCGGTATGGACCTTCACAGGCCAATTCGGTATTAACGTGCCTGCGGTTATGGCGGCTGTGACTTTGTCTGCGCTGCCCCTCATCCTGGCTTACGTGTTCGCTAGAAGGGAAATTCTAAACGCACTAAGAGGGGGTTTCGTTTGA